The Zingiber officinale cultivar Zhangliang chromosome 9A, Zo_v1.1, whole genome shotgun sequence genome window below encodes:
- the LOC122021909 gene encoding DNA-directed RNA polymerases I, II, and III subunit RPABC5, translating to MIIPVRCFTCGKVIGNKWDTYLDLLQADYTEGDALDAVGLVRYCCRRMLMTHVDLIEKLLNYNTLEKTETS from the exons ATGATCATCCCGGTGCGCTGCTTCACTTGCGGCAAG GTGATTGGGAACAAATGGGATACGTATCTAGATCTTCTGCAGGCGGATTACACTGAAGG AGATGCTCTGGATGCTGTGGGCTTGGTTCGCTACTGCTGTAGGAGAATGCTCATGACCCATGTTGATCTCATCGAAAAGCTACTCAACTACAACA CTCTCGAGAAGACGGAGACAAGCTAA